In one Hymenobacter sp. DG25B genomic region, the following are encoded:
- a CDS encoding T9SS type A sorting domain-containing protein, whose product MKTFTKFCIAATLLLAQLAAVAASHTVKVRNFAFDPQFLTINPGDEVKFEWESGTHPVVSDNSAFAAFTMASATPTASRTLATAGVYGYHCTLHGSPGNGMFGTITVNAATPVIGAKLTAPVLTLYPNPSRGMVMLTVNQKPGADYKLRISNIIGREVRAITLKPELTDAGLPLNLSDLPAGMYICNLVLNDKVVGTKRLILQN is encoded by the coding sequence ATGAAAACCTTTACTAAGTTTTGTATTGCCGCAACCTTGTTACTGGCGCAGCTGGCAGCAGTGGCCGCCAGCCATACGGTGAAGGTCAGGAACTTTGCGTTTGATCCGCAGTTTCTCACCATTAACCCCGGCGACGAGGTGAAATTTGAGTGGGAATCGGGCACCCACCCGGTGGTGTCGGATAACAGTGCTTTTGCGGCCTTCACCATGGCCTCGGCTACTCCCACCGCTTCCCGCACGCTGGCCACCGCTGGTGTGTATGGCTACCACTGCACCCTGCACGGCAGCCCCGGAAATGGTATGTTTGGCACCATCACCGTAAATGCGGCTACCCCGGTAATAGGTGCTAAGCTGACCGCGCCGGTTCTCACCCTGTATCCCAACCCTTCCCGGGGCATGGTAATGCTCACGGTTAACCAGAAGCCAGGAGCCGACTACAAGCTGCGGATTTCCAACATTATTGGCCGCGAGGTGCGCGCCATTACCCTGAAGCCGGAGCTAACGGATGCCGGCCTGCCCCTGAATCTTTCTGATCTGCCGGCCGGGATGTACATCTGCAATCTGGTCCTGAACGATAAGGTAGTGGGCACCAAGCGCCTGATTCTGCAGAACTAA
- the ftsH gene encoding ATP-dependent zinc metalloprotease FtsH codes for MSDKTPLKKKKPLLPTPPPRPGMQLWVLAGLVVFIFGLLYFNRSNSAIETTQQKFEQMLLAGDVSRLTLVNDRAVEVTLKPTAVRKPEYQAELQRRGMLAIDAGPQYTFRVIDGKSFKEDYDKLRATIPREQQVGLEVDTRQGYGEFITSWGFMIILIVAFWFLMRRMGGGAGPGGQIFNIGKSRAALFEGGDKVKVTFKDVAGLEEAKEEVEEIVEFLRNPSKFTVLGGKIPKGALLVGPPGTGKTLMAKAVAGEADVPFFSLSGSDFVEMFVGVGAARVRDLFKQAKAKAPCIIFIDEIDAIGRSRSRGNMPGGNDERENTLNSLLVEMDGFGTDSGVIILAATNRPDTLDSALLRPGRFDRQISIDKPDINGRTQIFTVHLKPLTLGPDVDARKLAAQTPGFAGAEIANVCNEAALIAARRDKKMVTMQDFTDAVDRVIGGLEKKNKIISPGEKRIVAYHEAGHAIAGWFLEHADPLVKVSIVPRGVAALGYAQYLPREQFLYNTEQLTDEMCMALGGRAAEELVFGKISTGALSDLERITKMAYSIVTMYGMNAKLGNVSFYDSKGQNEYGFSKPYSEATSQMIDEEVRTIIENAYIRTKDLLTERRHELEIIAKELLEKEVLLQDDLERLVGKRPYDTQTSYQAHMAGTDRSETLSEVKEEHPVALGNDLPEINLPGVDDNTTGSNGSAEVPSGTTVTPV; via the coding sequence ATGTCTGATAAGACTCCTTTAAAAAAGAAAAAACCTTTGCTGCCCACCCCGCCCCCGCGGCCGGGTATGCAGCTATGGGTACTGGCCGGTTTGGTGGTGTTCATCTTTGGGCTGCTGTATTTCAACCGAAGCAATTCGGCTATTGAGACCACGCAGCAGAAGTTTGAGCAAATGCTGCTGGCCGGTGATGTAAGCCGCCTCACTCTGGTTAATGACCGGGCCGTGGAGGTAACCCTCAAACCAACCGCTGTTCGTAAGCCGGAATATCAGGCGGAACTGCAGCGTCGCGGCATGCTGGCCATTGATGCCGGCCCGCAGTATACCTTCCGGGTTATTGATGGCAAGTCTTTCAAGGAAGACTACGACAAGCTGCGCGCTACCATTCCCCGGGAGCAGCAGGTAGGCCTGGAGGTAGATACCCGCCAGGGCTACGGTGAGTTTATCACCAGCTGGGGCTTCATGATTATTCTGATTGTGGCATTCTGGTTCCTGATGCGCCGTATGGGCGGCGGAGCCGGACCAGGCGGTCAGATCTTCAACATTGGCAAAAGCCGCGCTGCCCTCTTCGAAGGTGGTGATAAGGTGAAGGTGACGTTTAAGGACGTGGCCGGCCTGGAAGAAGCTAAAGAGGAGGTAGAAGAAATTGTGGAGTTCCTCCGCAACCCTTCTAAGTTCACGGTGCTCGGTGGTAAAATTCCGAAGGGCGCTTTGCTGGTAGGCCCTCCCGGCACCGGTAAAACCCTTATGGCCAAAGCCGTAGCCGGCGAAGCTGATGTTCCCTTCTTCTCCCTGTCAGGTTCCGACTTTGTGGAGATGTTTGTGGGCGTGGGCGCGGCCCGGGTACGGGACTTGTTTAAGCAGGCTAAAGCCAAAGCGCCGTGTATCATCTTCATTGATGAGATTGACGCTATTGGCCGCAGCCGCAGCCGCGGCAACATGCCTGGTGGCAACGACGAACGGGAAAACACGCTAAACTCGCTGCTGGTGGAAATGGATGGTTTCGGTACCGACTCCGGGGTTATTATCCTGGCCGCTACCAACCGCCCCGATACCCTGGACTCCGCTTTGCTACGTCCCGGTCGCTTCGACCGGCAGATCAGCATTGACAAGCCAGACATCAACGGCCGCACGCAGATTTTCACGGTGCACCTCAAGCCCTTGACGCTGGGCCCTGATGTGGATGCCCGCAAACTGGCGGCGCAAACCCCTGGGTTTGCCGGTGCTGAAATTGCCAACGTCTGCAACGAAGCCGCCCTCATTGCCGCCCGCCGCGACAAGAAGATGGTGACTATGCAGGATTTCACCGATGCCGTGGACCGCGTAATCGGGGGCCTCGAGAAGAAAAACAAAATCATCAGCCCCGGTGAGAAGCGTATTGTGGCTTACCACGAAGCCGGCCACGCCATTGCCGGCTGGTTCCTGGAGCACGCTGACCCGTTGGTGAAGGTGAGCATTGTACCCCGCGGCGTGGCCGCGCTGGGCTACGCGCAGTACCTCCCCCGCGAGCAGTTCCTATATAACACCGAGCAGCTGACCGACGAAATGTGCATGGCCTTAGGTGGCCGCGCCGCCGAAGAGTTAGTGTTCGGCAAAATATCGACGGGCGCCCTCTCCGACCTGGAGCGGATTACCAAGATGGCCTACAGCATTGTAACCATGTATGGTATGAACGCCAAGCTGGGTAATGTCTCGTTCTATGATTCCAAGGGGCAAAATGAGTACGGCTTCTCTAAGCCTTATTCCGAAGCTACCTCCCAGATGATTGATGAGGAAGTGCGCACCATCATTGAGAATGCCTACATCCGCACCAAGGATTTGCTGACGGAGCGCCGCCACGAGCTGGAAATTATAGCCAAGGAGCTGCTGGAAAAGGAAGTACTGCTGCAGGACGATCTTGAAAGGCTGGTAGGCAAGCGCCCTTACGACACCCAGACCAGCTACCAGGCCCACATGGCCGGCACCGACCGCTCCGAGACGCTGAGCGAGGTGAAAGAAGAGCACCCGGTGGCCTTGGGCAACGATTTGCCCGAAATCAACCTGCCAGGTGTAGATGATAATACCACCGGCTCTAATGGGTCGGCGGAGGTACCCAGCGGCACTACCGTTACGCCGGTTTAG
- the rsfS gene encoding ribosome silencing factor — protein sequence MKSTLIRQDSDRLAEVVVRGMQEKKAADIVVLDLKDLKNAVADYFVICSASSDTQLDAIARSVEEEVEKLTGQSPWQTEGRMQREWVLLDYVDVVVHIFLRDRRQFYALEELWGDANIKYVEEATSAV from the coding sequence ATGAAAAGTACCCTGATTCGGCAGGATTCGGACAGATTGGCAGAAGTAGTAGTACGCGGCATGCAGGAAAAGAAAGCTGCCGATATCGTGGTACTCGACCTGAAAGACCTTAAAAATGCGGTGGCCGATTACTTCGTGATTTGCTCCGCCTCCTCCGATACGCAGCTGGATGCCATTGCCCGCTCAGTAGAAGAAGAAGTTGAAAAGCTCACCGGCCAGAGCCCCTGGCAAACGGAAGGTCGCATGCAGCGCGAATGGGTGCTGCTGGACTATGTGGACGTGGTAGTGCACATTTTCCTGCGCGACCGGCGCCAGTTCTACGCGCTGGAAGAGCTGTGGGGCGATGCCAATATTAAATATGTGGAGGAAGCTACCTCCGCCGTTTAA
- a CDS encoding biotin--[acetyl-CoA-carboxylase] ligase: MNVQSSENQVEALSPKTLFTGQQVIWLAECASTNTEAQQLLLKSRATEGCTVITDKQTAGRGQRGNSWEAAPGENLTLSVVWRPTFLAASRQFQLSMAVALAVLDWVSTVLGPDPALRLKWPNDVYYHDQKLGGILIENTLSSVGIQSSIVGIGININQLEFGVPTATSLARLTGRHYALPALAERLLECLERRYLQLRSGQTEALRHAYLQVLYRFQEWHHFEVEGRRLTGQIVSVEETGRLVVEINGQLQSFGMQEIKFCQ, from the coding sequence TTGAACGTACAAAGTAGCGAAAATCAGGTGGAGGCACTATCCCCCAAAACCCTCTTCACGGGCCAGCAAGTGATTTGGCTGGCCGAATGTGCCTCCACGAACACGGAGGCGCAACAATTACTTCTCAAAAGCCGCGCCACGGAGGGCTGTACCGTCATAACAGACAAACAGACCGCCGGCCGCGGGCAGCGAGGCAATAGCTGGGAAGCTGCCCCCGGCGAGAACTTAACCTTGTCGGTGGTGTGGCGACCTACGTTTCTGGCCGCCTCGCGTCAGTTTCAGCTGAGTATGGCCGTTGCCTTGGCCGTACTGGACTGGGTTTCCACGGTGCTGGGACCAGATCCGGCCCTGCGCCTGAAGTGGCCCAACGATGTGTATTACCACGACCAGAAGCTGGGCGGTATTCTCATTGAGAACACACTTAGCAGCGTAGGAATTCAATCCAGTATTGTAGGGATTGGAATAAATATTAATCAATTGGAATTTGGGGTGCCCACGGCTACCTCCCTGGCCCGCCTTACGGGCCGGCACTACGCCTTGCCCGCCCTGGCCGAGCGCCTGTTGGAATGCCTGGAGCGCCGGTATCTGCAGCTGCGCTCCGGCCAGACCGAGGCCCTGCGCCACGCCTATTTACAGGTGCTGTACCGCTTTCAGGAATGGCATCATTTTGAAGTAGAGGGCCGGCGGCTCACCGGGCAGATAGTGAGCGTGGAGGAAACCGGCCGGCTGGTGGTGGAAATAAACGGACAGCTGCAAAGCTTTGGGATGCAGGAAATAAAGTTCTGCCAGTAG
- a CDS encoding alkaline phosphatase family protein translates to MPFPATFGRRGRLSSGTGWLNYALGFVLLLLFSFAPVPPGAAKKKLKTRNVIIVVIDGPRYSETWDSTSMIPNMATRLKPRGVFLPNFYNNAFTYTNSGHVAITTGINQPIDNYGEELPQQPSIFQYWRKATGKPATAAWLITSKDKLHILGNTLNPEWKDQFMPSMDCGVSGPGSGYRSDSLTLVAVKHILTEYKPNLVLINFMEPDGYAHAGNWAYYLRGISRDDLYVMQLYDFLRKTKAYRNNTTLLITSDHGRHLNGISTGFVDHGDNCEGCRHISLLGLGPDFRVGQTVTEQHTLVDIPATVAYLLGFPMAQGEGKVMQSMFKRQAL, encoded by the coding sequence ATGCCCTTTCCAGCAACCTTCGGGCGGCGGGGCCGCCTTTCTTCTGGCACCGGTTGGCTGAACTATGCCCTGGGCTTTGTGCTTTTGCTGCTGTTTTCTTTTGCGCCGGTGCCCCCGGGGGCGGCCAAAAAGAAGCTCAAAACCCGCAACGTTATTATTGTAGTCATTGATGGCCCCCGGTACTCAGAAACCTGGGACAGCACCAGCATGATTCCGAATATGGCTACGCGCCTGAAGCCCAGGGGCGTATTCCTGCCTAACTTTTATAATAACGCCTTTACCTACACCAACTCCGGGCACGTGGCCATCACCACGGGCATTAACCAGCCCATTGATAACTATGGGGAGGAGTTGCCGCAGCAGCCCTCTATCTTTCAATACTGGCGCAAAGCCACCGGCAAACCTGCTACGGCGGCCTGGCTTATCACCAGCAAAGACAAGCTGCATATTCTGGGCAATACCCTGAACCCGGAGTGGAAAGACCAGTTTATGCCTTCTATGGATTGCGGCGTGAGCGGCCCCGGCAGCGGCTACCGCTCCGATTCCCTGACCCTGGTAGCCGTAAAGCACATTCTGACGGAGTACAAGCCCAATCTGGTGCTCATCAATTTTATGGAGCCCGATGGCTACGCCCACGCCGGCAACTGGGCCTATTACCTGCGCGGGATTTCACGAGACGATTTGTACGTAATGCAACTCTATGATTTCCTGCGCAAAACCAAGGCCTACCGAAACAACACCACCCTGCTCATTACCAGTGACCATGGCCGCCACCTCAACGGCATCAGCACGGGTTTTGTAGACCATGGCGACAACTGCGAAGGCTGCCGCCACATTAGTCTGCTGGGTCTTGGCCCCGATTTCCGGGTGGGCCAGACTGTAACGGAGCAGCATACCTTGGTAGACATCCCCGCTACCGTGGCTTATTTGTTGGGCTTTCCCATGGCGCAAGGCGAGGGCAAAGTCATGCAGAGCATGTTCAAGCGCCAAGCGCTTTAG